Proteins co-encoded in one Callospermophilus lateralis isolate mCalLat2 chromosome 2, mCalLat2.hap1, whole genome shotgun sequence genomic window:
- the LOC143391748 gene encoding olfactory receptor 10AG1-like, which produces MKHEEIVVEDNVSTVVWFVLLGFSEFPNIQGFLSGVFSIIYMVILIGNFLIIIITRLDPALHKPMYFFLGHFSSLEICYVSVTLPRILVSLWTQDRSISLLSCATQMYFFLMFGATECFLLAVMSYDRYVAICNPLHYPLVMNPKKCHQLAAGSWLGGVPVQIGQTWQIFSLHFCHTNQINHFFCDIPPILKLACGDTSVHEVSVYIVAVLFAVVPFMLILASYSKIGLTILRLPTAQGRTKAFSTCSSHLLVVLLFFGSASITYLRPKSNHSAGTDKVLSLLYTIVTPMFNPMIYSLRNRDVIAALKRFMFET; this is translated from the coding sequence ATGAAGCATGAAGAGATAGTAGTAGAAGACAATGTCTCCACAGTGGTATGGTTTGTCCTGCTGGGATTTTCTGAATTTCCAAATATCCAAGGTTTCCTATCTGGGGTTTTCTCCATCATTTACATGGTTATCCTCATTGGGAACTTCCTCATAATCATAATAACCAGGCTGGATCCTGCACTGCACAAACCCATGTACTTTTTCTTGGGACATTTTTCTTCACTGGAAATCTGTTATGTTTCAGTCACTCTCCCGAGGATTCTGGTCAGCCTTTGGACTCAGGATAGGAGCATCTCTCTACTGAGCTGTGCCACACAAATGTATTTCTTCCTTATGTTTGGAGCAACAGAATGTTTCCTCCTGGCTGTGATGTCttatgaccgctatgtggccatctgtaACCCTCTGCACTATCCTCTAGTCATGAACCCAAAGAAGTGCCATCAACTGGCAGCTGGCTCCTGGCTTGGGGGAGTGCCAGTCCAGATTGGGCAAACATGGCAGATATTCTCTCTGCATTTCTGTCATACTAACCAAATCAACCACTTCTTCTGTGACATACCCCCCATTCTCAAGCTAGCCTGTGGGGACACTTCTGTGCATGAGGTGTCTGTCTATATAGTAGCTGTGTTATTTGCTGTAGTCCCTTTTATGTTAATACTTGCCTCTTATAGCAAAATTGGACTCACAATTCTGAGGTTGCCAACAGCCCAAGGACGGACTAAGGCATTCTCTACTTGCTCCTCCCACCTGCTGGTTGTGCTTTTATTTTTTGGATCAGCTTCCATTACCTACCTTAGGCCTAAATCCAACCATTCTGCAGGAACTGACAAAGTACTCTCTCTTTTATACACCATAGTGACCCCTATGTTTAATCCCATGATATACAGCCTTAGGAATAGGGATGTGATTGCTGCTCTGAAAAGATTCATGTTTGAAACATAG
- the LOC143391749 gene encoding olfactory receptor 10AG1-like, which translates to MKHQGKAPEGNLTAWKEFVLLGFTEVPQLQWFLFGLFFVIYMIILLGNGTILVITKVEPALQTPMYFFLGNFSFLEICYVSVTLPRMLVSLGTQRRTISLVACATQMCFILVLGAAECFFLAVMAYDRYVAICNPLKYPLVMNHKVCIQLVAASWISGIPFLVGQTYQIFSLPYCASNVINHFFCDIPPILKLACGETFTIELIVYVVALLFVSAPFLLILISYIKIISTVLKLPSATSRAKAFSTCSSHLTVVVLFFGSGIITYLRPEASHSAETDKVLSLFYTVVTPMFNPMIYSLRNKDVIMALRRLLGK; encoded by the coding sequence atgaaACACCAGGGAAAAGCACCAGAAGGAAACCTAACAGCATGGAAGGAATTTGTCCTTTTGGGGTTTACTGAAGTGCCCCAGCTCCAGTGGTTTCTGTTTGGACTGTTCTTTGTCATCTACATGATCATCCTGCTGGGCAATGGAACTATTTTGGTAATAACAAAAGTAGAGCCTGCTCTCCAGACCCCCATGTATTTTTTCCTTGGCAATTTTTCCTTTTTGGAGATCTGTTATGTTTCAGTTACTCTCCCCAGAATGCTCGTAAGTCTTGGGACCCAGAGAAGGACCATCTCTTTGGTTGCCTGTGCTACACAAATGTGCTTCATTCTTGTACTGGGGGCCGCAGAATGTTTCTTTCTGGCagtgatggcctatgaccgctatgtggccatttGTAACCCTCTGAAGTATCCTCTGGTCATGAACCACAAGGTCTGTATCCAGCTGGTGGCTGCCTCCTGGATCAGTGGAATTCCTTTTCTGGTAGGGCAGACTTACCAGATTTTCTCCCTGCCATATTGTGCTTCCAATGTAATCAACCACTTCTTCTGTGACATCCCCCCAATACTTAAGCTGGCCTGTGGAGAAACCTTCACGATTGAGCTGATCGTCTATGTGGTTGCTCTGCTGTTTGTCTCGGCCCCGTTTCTGTTAATACTCATCTCCTATATCAAAATCATCTCCACAGTCCTTAAATTGCCATCAGCCACAAGCAGGGCcaaagccttctccacctgctCATCTCATCTTACAGTGGTGGTGTTATTCTTTGGATCAGGCATTATTACATATTTAAGACCTGAGGCTAGTCATTCAGCAGAAACTGACAaagtgctttctcttttctatacTGTTGTGACTCCCATGTTCAACCCCATGATATATAGCCTGAGGAACAAGGATGTTATAATGGCATTGAGAAGATTATTAGGTAAATAG